DNA sequence from the bacterium genome:
AGGCGCTGTAAAAGAGGGCGACCTTCTGGGGTACATCGATGCTCGATAAAAAGTTTCTGCGCGAGCATCCCGACGAAGCCAAGGACGCGCTGTCGCGACGCGGACGCGATTACGTCAAACTGGTGGACAAATTCCTGGCGCTGGACGAGGAGTCCCGCCGTACTCAAAAGGCGCTGAACGATTTGCAGGAGGACAAGAACCGCGCTTCCAAGGAAATCGCCGAACTGCAGAAGGCCGGGAAACGCCAGGAAATGGCGGAACGCATCGACCAAATGAAAGTGCTGGGTATGCACGTCAAAGCGATGGAGGAAGAGTTCGCCGAAATCGCGGGCAAGATAGAGCGGCTGATGTTGGAACTGCCGAACATCCCGCATCCGAGCGTTCCGTTCGGGATGGCGGACAGCGACAAGACGATAGTTTCCATATGGGGCGAGCCCCGCGATTTGGGCTTTCCGGCGAAGGATCATCTTGAAATCGCCGCCAGACTGGGGCTGATCGATTTCGAAGCGGGCGCGCGCGTGAGCGGGCATGGATATTATTTCTTCCGCGGCTGGGGCGCGAGGCTGCAGCAGGCGATTATCCAGTGGATGCTGGACGTGCATCAAAACGAGCACGGATATGTGCAGTTGTCGGCGCCCTACTTGGTGCTTGCGGAAGCGATGGTCGGCACCGGTCAGCTTCCCAAGTTCGCGGACGATATGTACGGCCTCGAGGGCGGGGCTATGTACCTGATTCCGACCGCGGAAGTGCCTGTGACGAATTACCACCGCGACTCGATTATCGAAAATCTGGAAGAGCCGATTAAGTATTGCGCTTATACGGCCTGTTTCCGGCGGGAAGCGGGCAGCTATGGCAAGGCGGTGAAAGGGCTGATCCGGGTTCACCAGTTCGACAAGGTTGAGCTGGTCAACTTTACGACGCCTCACACGAGCTACGAAAGGCACGAGGGATTGACGCGCGAGGCCGAGGAAATACTCAAGCGCTTGGGGCTGCACTTCCGGAGAACGCTGCTGCCCACGGGGGATATGACGTTCGGAAGCGCTAAGACGTATGACCTCGAAGTGTGGCTGCCGTCCGACGGCAGTTGGCAGGAAGTTTCATCCAGCTCCAACTACGAAGACTTCCAGGCCAGGCGCGCGAACATAAGGTACCGCGATCCGAACACGGGCAAGCCGTTTTACGCGCATACGCTGAATGCTAGCGGCGTGGCGCTGCCCAGGCTTTACGCGGCGATTCTCGAAAACTACCAGACCGCCGACGGCGGAGTGGAAATTCCGCCCGTGTTGCGCGATTACCTTGGCGGCCGCGAAAAACTGACTGAAGCCGACAGAATGTAGCCGGCGCTAATTTCCGGGAAGTGCCGGAAGCGGATCAATTTTGTCTGTGTCCGAGTCGCCTCCGGATTCGAGTTCCCGCCCGGAAGTGGGCGAATCTTCATTTTCAGCTTGTGATCGTTCGCCGCCTTTGTTTTCGGACTTCAAAGATTGTTCTTCGGAAGTCTGCGATTCGCCGACGCCGAATTTCATACGTGACACCAACTCGTCTATTAAAGCTCTGGTTTCTTCGGGTAGCGGGGAAGGCCCGACCCAATGCACCATATAAATGTCTTCTGCGGAGATGTAGTAGTAATTGCCTGCCTCGACCACAGTTGTTTGGCCGGATGCGATTTTGTCTTTCAGCCCCTGCGGGAAATAAGCGGGGACTTTTGCGCCATTTTTGAAGCGAATGCTGAATTCTTGTTTCAGGTGTTCCGCATCGTCCTTAACGTATATTTTGTATTTAGGCTCGGACGGCTCCAACTTGTGGCTCTTCTGCCATTTGTACAAATCGCTGTCGCCTATCAGCCTGTAAAACTCGCTTGAGTGCGTTCCGCCGAATATGAAGCTCTTGGCGAAGCCGCCGATCCGGTGCACGTAAATGCCGAAATCCACAGCCAAAATTGAAAGCGGGTAATCCCCTGAAATATCCTCGGTGACTGAAAACACGTCCGTCTTGTACTCGAAGTCCATCTGAAGCAGCAGGCTGTGCGCCGGCTGCCAAATGGGTTTTTGCATCTCAATCCCGTTTTCGATCCGGGGCGGGAAAATTGACTTTGCGGCAAACGCTCCGACTAGCACTACGGCAGTTACAACTGCGAGCGCAATCAGCGGTGCAGCCAATTTGCGTGATTTAGTCGCTGAATTCATTTCTGATGGACTCCAAATCGCTGTATATCGAACCGAGTATGCCGTTTACAAAACGGTTTGCATCGGATTCGCCGTAGGCCTTCGCAAGATCCAGTGCTTCGTTGATCACGATTTTGTAGGATGTGTCCGTGAAAAGCAATTCGGCAAGCGCGATGCGCAAGACGATTCGCTCCGGCCTGCCGATTCTGTCGAACGACCATTCCCACGGATAGCGCTCCAAGACCGCATCCAGCGCTTTCGTGTTCCTTAAAACCAGCTCGGCCAGGGATTTTATGAAATGCAAATTATCACCTTCAAATTTCCGGACGATATGGCCGTCCGGATCGGAAGGATCGTTTTCCGGCGGGCGCAGCAACCTCTCTTCTACAAATGCGGCAGGATCATCAACCAGGTGGAAATCGGCTTCGAAGCATATTTCCAGTAACTTCTTGCGCGCGGCGCGCCGGCTTGCCGGCTTGCCGACATCCCCGCGAACGCTATCCGTTTCCATATTCAAAGTACCGGACGGTGCCGGTTAGTAGACCGTCAAAGTCTTACTAAGGTTTCTCGGCTGGTCGGGATTGTTCCCGACGAGCACGGCTTGATGATACGCCAAAAGCTGAAAAGGTATGGTGAGCAGGATTGCCTGGATATAGGGGTTGTCCACACCTTCGGGCAGATGATACGCGGTTTCCGCCGTTTCATCGACGAGATCGTTTGCCGGGCCGAACGCGATAACCGTTCCCTGTCTGCACTTAACCTCGTTCATGTGGCTTAAAACATAGTTTTCGTCGCCGCTCACATACGTATAAAGCACAGGGTATCCCGGCGCCACAACAGCAAGCGGGCCATGTTTGAACTCGCTTGAATACATCCCTTCCGGATGGTTGAAAACGACTTCTTTTACCTTTAGCGCGCCTTCAAGCGCGATTGGGTAGGTCAGTCCGAAGCCCAGAATGTAAAACTCCTTATGCGGCAGCAGCCTGCCCGCAAGCTTGCGCATAGGCTCGTCGCATAGATCAATCGTTCGAGCAATCAGTTCACCGAGTCCATTGAAATCGGCGGGCGCAGGAGCGCCCAAAGGCGCGTCGCCATGCAATTTGTTTAAATGGCAGGCGAGATACAGAAATAATACGACTTGATTCAGAAACGTTTTCGTGGCGGGAACGCTTATTTCCAAATTGCACGTAAGCGGAAGAAGAGTGTTCGAGTTGAGGGCGATTGTGCTTCCGATATTGTTTACCACGGACAGCACATCGCCGCCCATCTCGTCCTTTACAAACCAAAGCACGTCCAGCAGGTCTTTCGTTTCACCGCTTTGCGATACAAGAACGACGGTGTCTTCCTTTGAAACGGACGGTCCGTATAGCGGAAGGAACTGGCTCGCGTAGCAGGGGACCGCCGGTATGCGCGCAAGCCGCGAAAGGCAATGGCATCCGAACAGAAGCGAATGAAACGAGCTGCCTGCGCCGGTCATATAAAGCCTGCGCGCCTTGGAGATGTGCGACGCGAAATCCGAAAGCTCCTTGCTTCCCGCAATTCTGGTTAATAAATCCGGGACCGTTTTTTCCTGCTCATGGATTTCCTTAAGCATAAAATGCGGGAAGTTACCCTTTTGCACGTCTTCGATACCGAACTGGCTTTTGACGGGTTTGGCATCTACAGCTTCACGCCGGAAAAGGTTGAAAATCTCGAAAGTGCGGGACGTAAATTCGACGTAATCTCCGTCCTGAAGCTGTATGTATTCATCCGTGAATTCGAGAATTGACGGCAGGTCTGAAGACGCACAGACAAATCCTTCGCCAATACCGAGGAAAAGCGAGCTTCCGTTCCGGAAAGCGCTCATTTTGCCGTCTTCCGAGCGCGCGGCTATGCAGCTGAAATGTCCTTCAAGCAATTCAAGGGACGCTGCATGGGCTTCCTTCAGGGACTTGCCCTCGTTTATAAACTTTTCGATTACGCGGAGCACTACTTCGCCATCGTTGACTCCGAGGAAAGTCATTCCTTCCGCCGTTAGCTTTTCGATCAAGAACGGGGTGTTGGTTATGTTGCCGTTGTGTGCACCAACCATTTTCCCGTCCAGCGAAAGGTGCGGTTGGGAGTTCTCATGGGTCGGCGCGCCGAATGTGGCCCATCTAAGCTGAATCATCCCGCGTTTACCCGAAAGCTCGTCGAACTTGAGCTTGCGGTTGACGTCCTCGATTTTGCCCGCATCCTTGCGAAGCTCTATCGCGCCGTCCGCGCCGATCGCCGCGCATCCGACCGAGTCGTAGCCGCGGTAGCTTAATCTTTTGCCCGCGCGCACAAGTAATTCGCCAAGATCGGCGCGCGGTGAGTCGAACACGATTCCGAATATTCCGCACATGGGGGACGGATTTTATCACGAGCGTCGAAGTGAACCATTTTGCTACAATCAGAGTCCAAAGCCCCGTGAGGAGGCCAGATTTGAGAGCTGCTACCTTAAGTTTGATTTTGACCGCCTTGGCGATTGCCGCCGCTGCGACCGGCTGCCAGAGCTACGAAGGCAAACTTGCCCGCGCGGAGAAGGCGTTCGATGCAGGCAAATTCGAAAACGCGCAGTTCGCATATTTCGAGCTTTTGTCCGAGTCGGTTGGACCAGAGCAAGTCAAAGCCGCCGAAAGTCTGAAAAGCAGGTTGAAGCCCCTCGTGACTTCGGACAAGTTCGACCCTGCCAAATACGAGATGTGGTCGGCGGTTCTAGAAACATCGCCTGAGCTTGCGGACGAGATTGACGCTGCATTTGCCGGCGCACTGGGTGCGCGCGCCCAAAAGCTTATCGACGAAGGCAAATACAAGGAGGCTGGTATCGTACTGGGTTACGTTCCGACGGGCAAGGGCGACCCAGCACTTATGGCCAAGCTTAAAAAAGCCGCGGCCGAAGGAGAAAAGGGCAAGTACAACGCCGGACTTGAGCTGTATAAGCAGCACAAGTACGACGAAGCGATCGAAGCTTGGAAAACCCTCGATCCCGGTTCGGACTGGTACGCCAAGGCAAAGCCAATAATCGAAAAAATACCCGCGGAAAAACTGAAGTATTACATTGAAAAAGCGCGCAAGCGGCCGCTGGATGGATTCAAGTTGAAAGAAGCGCGCCCGATTGCGCGCGTGATTTTCAACCGCGTAAAGGG
Encoded proteins:
- the glmS gene encoding glutamine--fructose-6-phosphate transaminase (isomerizing): MCGIFGIVFDSPRADLGELLVRAGKRLSYRGYDSVGCAAIGADGAIELRKDAGKIEDVNRKLKFDELSGKRGMIQLRWATFGAPTHENSQPHLSLDGKMVGAHNGNITNTPFLIEKLTAEGMTFLGVNDGEVVLRVIEKFINEGKSLKEAHAASLELLEGHFSCIAARSEDGKMSAFRNGSSLFLGIGEGFVCASSDLPSILEFTDEYIQLQDGDYVEFTSRTFEIFNLFRREAVDAKPVKSQFGIEDVQKGNFPHFMLKEIHEQEKTVPDLLTRIAGSKELSDFASHISKARRLYMTGAGSSFHSLLFGCHCLSRLARIPAVPCYASQFLPLYGPSVSKEDTVVLVSQSGETKDLLDVLWFVKDEMGGDVLSVVNNIGSTIALNSNTLLPLTCNLEISVPATKTFLNQVVLFLYLACHLNKLHGDAPLGAPAPADFNGLGELIARTIDLCDEPMRKLAGRLLPHKEFYILGFGLTYPIALEGALKVKEVVFNHPEGMYSSEFKHGPLAVVAPGYPVLYTYVSGDENYVLSHMNEVKCRQGTVIAFGPANDLVDETAETAYHLPEGVDNPYIQAILLTIPFQLLAYHQAVLVGNNPDQPRNLSKTLTVY
- the serS gene encoding serine--tRNA ligase — protein: MLDKKFLREHPDEAKDALSRRGRDYVKLVDKFLALDEESRRTQKALNDLQEDKNRASKEIAELQKAGKRQEMAERIDQMKVLGMHVKAMEEEFAEIAGKIERLMLELPNIPHPSVPFGMADSDKTIVSIWGEPRDLGFPAKDHLEIAARLGLIDFEAGARVSGHGYYFFRGWGARLQQAIIQWMLDVHQNEHGYVQLSAPYLVLAEAMVGTGQLPKFADDMYGLEGGAMYLIPTAEVPVTNYHRDSIIENLEEPIKYCAYTACFRREAGSYGKAVKGLIRVHQFDKVELVNFTTPHTSYERHEGLTREAEEILKRLGLHFRRTLLPTGDMTFGSAKTYDLEVWLPSDGSWQEVSSSSNYEDFQARRANIRYRDPNTGKPFYAHTLNASGVALPRLYAAILENYQTADGGVEIPPVLRDYLGGREKLTEADRM
- the nusB gene encoding transcription antitermination factor NusB, with amino-acid sequence METDSVRGDVGKPASRRAARKKLLEICFEADFHLVDDPAAFVEERLLRPPENDPSDPDGHIVRKFEGDNLHFIKSLAELVLRNTKALDAVLERYPWEWSFDRIGRPERIVLRIALAELLFTDTSYKIVINEALDLAKAYGESDANRFVNGILGSIYSDLESIRNEFSD